The DNA window GGTGCCAATACTCTTTTGTTCTCTAGTAATGCGGTAATTTGTTCTTCTGTAAGTGTATTCCCTTCAATCTCAAGCGACGATTGAATTGTTTTAATCCTGTTTTTTTTCCTTAATTCTGTAGCACGCTTATATAAAAGTGATGCATTGATTTCTCCGATTTTTTCCGAAATAGAAGCAATTAACATTAAAATTTCACTTGTTATCTGATAAGGTGGCTTCATGAGCTATAGTATCATTTGATACTATCAAAAATACACCTATTATTTTACAAGGCCTAATTATATCTTTTCTAATAATTTTCTAATAACATTCTAAGACTTCTCTAACAGCTCCTCTCTACAAGGAAGAATACCTTTGCAGCAAATAAAACCCACTATGGATACCGATCCCGTCACATTATTACAATAACTAAGCATTCAACAGTATATCTTTCTGTATACGGGCTGGGTGCTATAAAACAGAAAGATCATGACTACATTAGAATTTACACTTCGTCTCTTCACAGCATTTGCTCTTGGCGCCAGTATTGGTTTCGAAAGACAATGGCGTCAGAAAAGTGCCGGACTGCGAACCAATACACTGGTATGTCTGGGGTCTGCTGCATTTGTTTTACTTTCCATCAGAATTGGAGGTGATGCTACTGGCAGGATCGCTTCTTATATTGTAAGTGGTATTGGCTTTTTAGGCGGAGGCGTTATTATGAAAGATGGACTTACCGTTCGGGGTCTCAATACCGCGGCTACAATCTGGTGTTCCGCATCTGTAGGAGCGCTCAGTGCAATGGGATACCCTCTGGAAGCTGCTATAACCAGTAGTTTTATCATCCTTACTCATCTCATTCTTCGCCCATTAGGCCTCCAGCTTGGCAATACTATCAGCAGCAGAAGCCATTACACCGAATATCTACTCACTATAAAATGCAAAAGTGAAGTAGAAAACCACATTCGTGTCCAGCTAATGCAGTCTCTGAGCGGAAATGATAAAATATTATTAAAATCCCTTACCAGCGATGACAACGGTATTCCTGAAAACGCCATCATTACAGCAGAAGTTCATGCTTCTACTCCACAGGACAGTTTTATGGAAAAAACAGTAAGCCGGCTGACTATTGAAGATAAAGTCATCAAGGTAAGCTGGGAAATTATAGGTACTGAAAATGATTTATAACATTTGAAACAACAATCGAAACGATGTTAAAAAAATCCACCAACAAAAATCTCAATTCAGCAGCTCTTGTAAAACTGAAAGAAGCTGCATCAGAGAACGAAAAAATGGTTTACGCCATGCTGGAAACTTCTGAAGAAGGACTTAGTGAAAATACCGTAAAAGATCGTTTGAAAATTTATGGTAAGAATGAAATTGCTATGCAAAAAGCACCTTCGTGGCTGAAACAATTTGCCCATTCCTTTTTCAACCCTTTCAATTATATTCTGGCATGTATTGCTGTGATTTCATTATTTATTGATGTTATCCTGGCTCCTGCTAATGAAAAAGATCTTAGTACCAGTATCATTATTTCGGTAATGCTTCTGTTTAGTACAACCTTAAGATTTATCCAGGAATTCAGAAGCAATAAAGCAGCTGAAGCCTTAAAGAAAATGGTAAAAACAAGCTGCCTTACCAAAAGAAAGTTTAAAGAAAGCGAAGAAATAGAAATTACTGAAATAGTACCCGGAGATATGGTTATTCTTTCAGCCGGAGATATGGTTCCTGCCGATTGCCGAATTCTGAAAAGCAAAGATCTTTTTATCAGCGAATCTATTCTTACAGGAGAGGCGTTACCTGTAGAAAAAAATGCATTCCCTATCCGGGATGCTAAAGATCAAAACCCGCTCACTCTGCAAAATATATGTTTCATGGGGACAAATGTAGTGAGCGGATCAGCCACTGTTGTTGTTACAAACACCGGAATATTCACGTATTTCGGAAGCATCAGCAGAAGTCTGGTTTCCAAAAGACCTGAAACAGCATTCGATATCGGAGTAAATAAAGTAAGCTTCCTTCTCATTCGGTTCATGCTGATTATGACTCCGGTTATTTTCCTGATCAACGGATTTGTAAAAGGAGACTGGATGCAGGCTTTATTATTTGCCATCGCTGTAGCCGTAGGCCTTACTCCTGAGATGTTACCCATGATCGTTACTGCAAATCTTGCCAAAGGAGCTGTTAACATGAGTAAAAAGAAAGTGATTGTTAAACGACTCAATGCGATTCAGAATATAGGAGCAATGGATATTCTCT is part of the Chryseobacterium lactis genome and encodes:
- a CDS encoding MgtC/SapB family protein, translating into MTTLEFTLRLFTAFALGASIGFERQWRQKSAGLRTNTLVCLGSAAFVLLSIRIGGDATGRIASYIVSGIGFLGGGVIMKDGLTVRGLNTAATIWCSASVGALSAMGYPLEAAITSSFIILTHLILRPLGLQLGNTISSRSHYTEYLLTIKCKSEVENHIRVQLMQSLSGNDKILLKSLTSDDNGIPENAIITAEVHASTPQDSFMEKTVSRLTIEDKVIKVSWEIIGTENDL